A DNA window from Pseudomonas resinovorans NBRC 106553 contains the following coding sequences:
- a CDS encoding tautomerase family protein — translation MPLVRIDLAADTSAETAAVIGDVVYEALRSTANVPEHDKFQVISRHARDELVYPAAGYLGITYSEQIVFIQITWSTGRSTEVKRALYQAIADGIHAKTGRRKEDIWINLVEVNREDWSFGNGEMQYVPRE, via the coding sequence ATGCCCTTGGTCAGAATCGATCTTGCCGCCGATACCTCCGCCGAAACCGCTGCCGTGATCGGCGACGTCGTCTATGAGGCCCTGCGCAGCACGGCCAATGTGCCCGAGCACGACAAGTTCCAGGTCATCAGCCGCCACGCCCGGGATGAACTGGTCTACCCGGCGGCGGGATACCTGGGCATCACCTACTCCGAGCAGATCGTGTTCATCCAGATCACCTGGAGCACCGGCAGGAGCACCGAGGTCAAGCGAGCCCTCTACCAGGCCATCGCCGATGGCATCCACGCGAAAACCGGACGGCGCAAGGAGGACATCTGGATCAATCTGGTGGAGGTGAACCGCGAGGACTGGTCATTCGGCAATGGGGAGATGCAGTACGTGCCGAGGGAGTGA
- a CDS encoding LysR substrate-binding domain-containing protein, translated as MQAGGVEIDLLRAFVAVAETGSFTAAAEVISRSQSAVSQKIIRLEAALGLRVFERTSRALALTPDGERLLVGARKMILHFDDFLREFSEPVQVKVLRLGFSENLVPTQLPKLLSRFTRLYPDIQLELTTGLGSDLLVDYEAGLLDVVIAKRRTSATAQRGRMIWREPLVWMAARDYQIEASRPVRLVMMRPPCAYRAVMVEALASVRREWTSACLASSLIGVQAAVAAGLGITALGTSFLQEDMRIIEPSEKLPALPTTEVVVIGDETRTQHLVQPLVSLLTEGLISSSSLT; from the coding sequence ATGCAAGCCGGTGGTGTGGAAATCGATTTGCTGCGGGCCTTCGTGGCGGTCGCGGAAACGGGGAGTTTCACCGCGGCGGCCGAGGTGATCTCTCGATCGCAATCAGCGGTAAGCCAGAAGATCATCCGCCTGGAAGCGGCCCTTGGCCTACGGGTGTTCGAGCGCACCAGCCGGGCCTTGGCGCTGACGCCGGACGGCGAGCGCCTGTTGGTGGGCGCGCGCAAAATGATCCTGCACTTCGACGATTTCCTCCGGGAGTTCAGCGAGCCGGTGCAGGTGAAGGTGCTGCGCCTCGGGTTCTCCGAAAACCTCGTGCCCACCCAGTTGCCCAAGCTGCTGTCACGCTTCACCAGGCTTTACCCGGACATTCAGCTGGAGCTCACCACTGGCCTTGGCAGCGACCTGTTGGTCGACTACGAGGCAGGGCTGCTGGATGTGGTGATCGCCAAGCGCAGAACCAGCGCCACAGCCCAGCGCGGCAGAATGATCTGGCGCGAACCGCTGGTATGGATGGCCGCCAGGGATTACCAGATCGAAGCGTCGCGCCCGGTGCGCCTGGTGATGATGCGACCGCCCTGCGCCTACCGCGCCGTCATGGTCGAAGCCCTGGCCTCGGTACGGCGCGAGTGGACGTCGGCCTGCCTGGCGAGCAGCCTGATTGGCGTACAAGCCGCCGTGGCGGCTGGGCTGGGCATCACCGCGCTGGGTACGTCCTTCCTGCAGGAAGACATGCGGATCATCGAGCCCTCGGAAAAGCTGCCCGCGCTGCCGACCACCGAAGTGGTGGTCATCGGTGATGAAACCCGCACCCAGCATCTGGTGCAGCCGTTGGTGTCGCTGCTGACCGAAGGCCTGATTTCCAGCAGCAGCCTGACCTGA
- a CDS encoding I78 family peptidase inhibitor, protein MYFKPVSLSLALAGLLLAGCSSTDKPATPAAEQAPSAALSGTCDSAAVASLVGKSADTALVEQAKRQSGAETARVLQPHQPVTMDYNSRRLNIDVDDAGVVKQFSCG, encoded by the coding sequence ATGTACTTCAAACCCGTTTCCCTCAGTCTCGCCCTGGCCGGCCTGCTCCTGGCCGGCTGCAGCTCGACCGACAAGCCCGCCACTCCCGCAGCCGAACAAGCCCCGAGCGCAGCGCTCTCCGGTACCTGCGACAGCGCCGCCGTGGCTTCCCTGGTGGGCAAGAGCGCCGATACCGCCCTGGTGGAACAGGCCAAACGCCAGTCCGGCGCCGAAACCGCCCGTGTGCTGCAACCCCACCAGCCGGTGACCATGGACTACAACTCCCGCCGCCTGAACATCGACGTCGATGACGCTGGTGTGGTCAAGCAGTTCTCCTGCGGCTAG
- the lpdA gene encoding dihydrolipoyl dehydrogenase, with protein MSAYDVVVIGGGPGGYNAAIKAGQQGMKVACIEGRETLGGTCLNVGCMPSKALLHASELYEAAAGKEFATLGIQVEPKLDLAQMMKQKADSVAALTKGIEFLFRKNKVEWVKGWGRIAGAGKVVVTAADGSEQTLEARNIVIATGSEPTPLPGVTIDNKRILDSTGALSLPEVPKHLVVIGAGVIGLELGSVWRRLGAQVTVVEYLGRICPGLDDEAGKTLQRSLTKQGMSFKLSSKVTGAKTSKTGVELSIEPAAGGLAETVKADYVLVAIGRRPYTAGLGLETVGLATDSRGMLANDRHQASAAGIWVIGDVTSGAMLAHKAEDEGIVCIERIAGQAAEVNYNLIPSVIYTRPEVATVGKSEEQLKAEGRPYKVGKFPFTANSRAKINHETEGFVKVLADERTDEILGVHMVGPSVSEMIGEYCVAMEFSASAEDIALTCHPHPTRSEALRQAAMDVHDAAMQA; from the coding sequence ATGAGCGCATACGACGTGGTGGTGATAGGCGGAGGCCCGGGCGGCTACAACGCGGCCATCAAGGCCGGCCAGCAGGGCATGAAGGTGGCCTGCATCGAGGGCCGGGAAACCCTGGGCGGTACCTGCCTGAACGTCGGCTGCATGCCCTCCAAGGCCCTGCTCCACGCCTCCGAGCTGTATGAAGCGGCGGCGGGCAAGGAATTCGCCACCCTGGGCATCCAGGTGGAGCCCAAGCTCGACCTGGCGCAGATGATGAAACAGAAGGCCGACAGCGTCGCCGCCCTGACCAAGGGCATCGAGTTCCTGTTCCGCAAGAACAAGGTGGAATGGGTCAAGGGCTGGGGCCGCATCGCCGGCGCCGGCAAGGTGGTGGTGACCGCCGCCGACGGCTCCGAGCAGACCCTGGAAGCGCGCAATATCGTCATCGCCACAGGCTCCGAACCCACCCCGTTGCCCGGCGTGACCATCGACAACAAACGCATCCTCGACTCCACCGGCGCTCTCTCCCTGCCGGAAGTGCCCAAGCACCTGGTAGTAATCGGTGCCGGGGTGATCGGCCTGGAACTGGGCTCGGTCTGGCGTCGCCTGGGTGCCCAGGTGACGGTGGTGGAATACCTCGGCCGCATCTGCCCCGGCCTCGACGACGAAGCCGGCAAGACCCTGCAGCGCTCCCTGACCAAACAAGGCATGAGCTTCAAGCTCAGCTCCAAGGTCACCGGCGCCAAGACCAGCAAGACCGGCGTCGAGCTCTCCATCGAACCTGCCGCCGGCGGCCTGGCCGAGACCGTGAAGGCCGATTACGTGCTGGTAGCCATCGGCCGCCGCCCCTACACCGCAGGCCTGGGCCTGGAAACCGTGGGCCTGGCCACCGACAGCCGCGGCATGCTCGCCAACGACCGCCACCAGGCCAGCGCGGCCGGGATCTGGGTGATCGGCGACGTCACCTCCGGCGCGATGCTGGCGCACAAGGCCGAGGACGAAGGCATCGTCTGCATCGAACGCATCGCCGGCCAGGCCGCCGAGGTGAACTACAACCTCATCCCCAGCGTCATCTACACCCGTCCGGAAGTGGCCACTGTGGGCAAGAGCGAGGAACAGCTGAAGGCCGAAGGACGCCCCTACAAGGTGGGCAAGTTCCCCTTCACCGCCAACAGCCGGGCCAAGATCAACCACGAGACCGAAGGCTTCGTGAAGGTCCTGGCGGACGAGCGCACCGACGAAATCCTCGGCGTGCACATGGTGGGCCCGAGCGTCAGCGAGATGATCGGCGAATACTGCGTAGCCATGGAGTTCTCCGCCTCCGCCGAAGACATCGCCCTCACCTGCCACCCCCACCCGACCCGCTCCGAGGCCCTGCGCCAGGCGGCCATGGATGTGCACGACGCCGCCATGCAGGCCTGA
- a CDS encoding EamA family transporter: MDTPVFLLVITAAALHAGWNALLKIGLDRFLTASLIQIAAGLVALAALPFVAFPKPEAWPWIGLSALLHIGYNSYLARAYQHGDLGQVYPLARGSSPLLVALLAVLLLGDRLTAGELAGLLVLVGGIWLMAVRGGHGKSGLNRSLLGCALMTAAFIAGYTLADATGARSNGDALSYSMWLFAVNGAVMAAVIALTRGPGTFLQLGPHWRGGLAGGAMSLAAYSIAIWAMTQAPVALVSALRETSVLFALLIGALLLKEPLPPIRLLACGVIAAGVALLRLL, encoded by the coding sequence GTGGACACCCCGGTATTCCTCCTGGTCATCACCGCCGCCGCCCTGCACGCCGGCTGGAACGCCCTGCTGAAGATCGGTCTCGATCGCTTCCTCACCGCCTCCCTGATCCAGATCGCGGCCGGCCTCGTCGCCCTGGCGGCGCTGCCTTTCGTGGCCTTCCCCAAGCCCGAAGCCTGGCCCTGGATCGGCCTCTCCGCGTTGCTGCATATCGGCTACAACAGCTACCTGGCCCGTGCCTACCAGCATGGTGACCTGGGCCAGGTCTACCCACTGGCGCGGGGCAGCTCGCCCCTGCTGGTGGCGTTGCTGGCGGTGCTGCTCCTGGGCGACCGCCTCACCGCCGGCGAACTGGCCGGGCTGCTGGTGCTGGTGGGTGGCATCTGGCTGATGGCGGTACGCGGCGGACACGGCAAGAGCGGGCTCAACCGCTCGCTGCTGGGCTGCGCGCTGATGACGGCGGCGTTCATCGCCGGCTACACCCTGGCCGATGCCACGGGGGCGCGCAGCAATGGCGATGCGCTGTCCTACTCGATGTGGTTGTTCGCGGTGAACGGTGCGGTGATGGCGGCGGTGATCGCCCTGACCCGGGGGCCAGGGACCTTTCTGCAACTCGGGCCCCACTGGCGCGGCGGCCTGGCGGGTGGGGCGATGTCCCTGGCGGCCTACAGCATCGCCATCTGGGCCATGACCCAGGCCCCGGTGGCGCTGGTTTCCGCGTTACGGGAAACCAGCGTGCTGTTCGCCCTGCTGATCGGCGCGCTGCTGCTCAAGGAGCCGCTGCCGCCGATCCGCCTGCTGGCATGCGGGGTGATCGCGGCAGGCGTGGCGCTGTTGCGGCTGCTCTAG
- a CDS encoding N-acetyltransferase → MSTRIEIATNPGEEERAAILRPLRAHNLAKAGDPKPEAVALVVRDEQSDEIIGGLSGEIFYRWLFIELLAIPEQAKGQGIGARLMKMAEDLAREKGCVGIWLDTFDFQAPGFYQKLGYTEFGHLDDFPPGHKRFYFQKRLG, encoded by the coding sequence ATGAGTACCCGTATCGAGATTGCGACGAACCCGGGCGAGGAAGAGCGCGCGGCCATCCTCAGGCCCTTGCGGGCTCATAACCTGGCCAAGGCGGGAGATCCGAAGCCGGAGGCGGTCGCCCTCGTCGTCCGCGATGAGCAGAGCGACGAGATCATTGGCGGACTCTCCGGCGAGATTTTTTATCGTTGGCTGTTCATCGAACTGCTGGCCATCCCTGAGCAAGCGAAGGGGCAGGGTATCGGAGCCCGGTTGATGAAGATGGCTGAAGACCTGGCGCGCGAGAAAGGCTGCGTCGGCATCTGGCTGGATACCTTCGATTTCCAGGCGCCGGGCTTCTACCAGAAGCTTGGCTATACCGAGTTCGGTCATCTCGATGATTTTCCGCCCGGGCACAAGCGCTTCTATTTCCAGAAGCGCTTGGGCTGA
- a CDS encoding pseudouridine synthase, producing the protein MSHTPSIRPSILHLPQGDWPTVLDCLCARFPAIPRETWLERMNSGKVTDGAGNPLGPAHPYREALRVHYYREVKGERAIPFEEQVLHVDEHLVVADKPHFLPVMPAGEYVEETLQARLTRRLGNPHLVPLHRIDRHTAGLVLFSANPASRNIYHALFRDREIHKRYEAIAPALPGLDFPLLRETRLAKGEPFFRMQEVAGEPNSRTRLEVLEKHGDLWRYDLSPITGKQHQLRVHLAALGAPICNDGFYPELTDKGGPDDYQRPLKLLARSLDFIDPISGQARRFDSRLRLDW; encoded by the coding sequence ATGTCCCACACCCCCAGCATCCGTCCCAGCATCCTCCACCTGCCCCAGGGCGACTGGCCCACGGTGCTCGACTGCCTCTGCGCGCGCTTTCCCGCCATCCCCCGCGAGACCTGGCTGGAGCGCATGAACAGCGGCAAGGTGACGGACGGTGCGGGCAATCCGCTGGGTCCTGCGCATCCCTACCGGGAAGCGCTGCGGGTACATTACTACCGCGAGGTGAAGGGCGAGCGGGCGATTCCCTTCGAGGAACAGGTGCTGCACGTCGACGAGCACCTGGTGGTGGCCGACAAGCCGCACTTCCTGCCGGTGATGCCGGCCGGCGAGTACGTCGAGGAAACCCTGCAGGCACGCCTGACGCGGCGCCTGGGCAACCCGCACCTGGTGCCGCTGCACCGTATCGACCGGCACACCGCCGGCCTGGTGCTGTTCTCCGCCAACCCGGCCAGTCGCAACATCTACCATGCGCTGTTCCGCGACCGCGAGATCCACAAGCGCTACGAAGCCATCGCCCCCGCCCTGCCCGGCCTGGACTTCCCGTTGCTGCGGGAGACCCGCCTGGCCAAGGGCGAGCCTTTCTTCCGCATGCAGGAGGTCGCCGGCGAGCCCAATAGCCGCACCCGCCTCGAAGTGCTGGAGAAGCACGGCGACCTCTGGCGTTACGACCTGTCCCCCATCACCGGCAAGCAGCACCAGCTGCGCGTGCACCTCGCCGCCTTGGGTGCGCCCATCTGCAACGACGGTTTCTACCCCGAACTGACCGACAAGGGCGGCCCGGACGACTACCAGCGCCCGCTCAAGCTGCTGGCCCGCAGCCTGGACTTCATCGACCCCATCAGCGGCCAAGCGCGCCGTTTCGACAGCCGCCTGCGCCTGGACTGGTAA